From the Ammoniphilus sp. CFH 90114 genome, the window AATGAAGTAGAGAGAATGGTGATCACAGATACCTTAACCGATTTATACAACCGGAAATTTCTTAATGATCACGTGTCGTACTCTGTGAAGCAGGATAAACAAGGGGCCCTCATTTTGATGGATATTGATTATTTTAAGAGAGTGAATGATACGTATGGTCATCAAGTGGGCGACGAGATCTTAATTCAAGTTTCGGAGATTATAAAGACAAGTGTAAGAAAAACTGATATCGCCTCAAGGTGGGGAGGAGAAGAGCTAGCTGTTTATCTACCTGGACAAACTTTAGAAACAGCGCTTGAAGTATCTGAACGAATACGCTCCAGAATCGAACATCAAACAAAGCCAAAAGTGACAATCTCTTTAGGAATTGCAGCATGGAGAGAGGATTTAGGTGAGGAAACGGTTGAGTCTTTGTTTAACTCGGCAGATATGGCCCTCTACGAAGCGAAGAGAAATGGACGTAATCAATGTCGTGTAGCTGGTATTTAAGAGGCGAGGAATTAAGACCCGTACCCACTATTATAAAGTGGTACGGGTCCTCGCTTTTTCGAGAAAATTACTCTAGTTACTCTTTAATACTATCTAAGATGAGAGAATACATGAGCGGATTATGATCAGAAATAAGGGAAGTCTCAGTGAAAACGCCTTCAAAAACGAAGTCTTTTGTATGAAAAATATAATCTAGTTGTGTTCTTTTCTTATTGTGTTGATAGGTTATGACGTCCAATTGTTTCTCGAAAACCGGATCGATGTACAGTGAGCGTATAGACTGAATGGGAACTTCCATAGGGCTGGAATTGAAATCTCCTAGCAGCAGCTTAGGACTATTCTTCATGGACATTGTTGATGCTAAAGAAGAAATTTGTGCTGTTCTCTCTTTTGTGGTTAGGCCAAGGTGTGTGGTATAAACATCGATGGCCCTTGTACCTGTATTTATCTGTGCTCGCAAAAGTCCTCTGTTCTCAAGACTACTGGGTAAAAGATGCCGTTCAAAATCAGTGATGGGGAATTTGCTTAAAATGGCATTGCCATAAGATCCAATAAGGAAGTTCTGATTAGGAACAAATAAATAATTCATCTGAAGGAGATCGCCTAATATCTTGGTCTGGTTCAGAAAGTGAGATCGAGGGAGTCGGAAGTCAACTTCTTGTAAAGCAATGATATCTGGGTTCATAGCTCTAATCTGCTCTGCGATGGTTGACAGATGAACATCTCCGTTATCTGTTCTGGCCCCGCGAATGTTGTAAGTCATGACACGGATCGTCTTCGCTTCGTTAAAACCATAGTGAATCTGATTCTTAACAGTACAGATACCGGATGAGATATAAAGGGGAAGAAGGATAGTTAAAGATATAAAGAGAATAAATAAGTCCTTTTTCTTCATCATAGACTTCTCCTGTTGTAGTTGAACGTTTGTTTATCTAAGAATAACAAATTAACAGAATAATTAAAATCATAAAGTTTTTTGAAAATTATAGAAAAAATCACAAAATTGTATGTACTCTTTATGTGGTTATGGAATAAAATAGAAGGGAGGAGGTGAGACACATTGGAAAGGATTTTATATCGAATAGAAAACGCTTTCATTATGGTGGTTGCTTTTTATGTCTTTCTGATATATGGCACCACTTGGACCGGGTTCCTCATCTTTTTGGCCCTTCCTAAACTGCTTCACTTGCTTCCGTCTGCCTGGCTAAAAAATAAGGTATATGAATTAGTTCACCGTACTTTGGTATCATTGTTGCATTCCTATTCGATCGCGGTAATCGTTGCCTTATTCACCTTTTTATTTCTTGACCTTGTTTTATGGTCAATATTGGGGTGGATCATACACATTGCTATCGATCGAGTGATAAAATATAGAGAGAAAGACGTCCCACATCCGTTATTCCAGACTAGAGGGTAAGGTCGGGAGAAAGAATTAAGGGGGATTACATCGTGAGCAGAACGGCTAATCGCACGAAGGTGCATATTTTACGAGCAGCGATTGAACTTTTTTCAGTTCAAGGTTTCGGCAGTACATCCATTAGAGAAATTGCCGAAGCAGCTAAGGTCAATGCGGCCCTCGTAAGCTATCATTTTAAAAATAAACAGGGTGTTTTGGAATCGATCATGGTTGATTATTTTGAGAAACTCTTTTTTGAACTAGAGGCTGATCAGAGTGGACAAGCTGAGGACCGTGACAGCTTTGCCGATTTAATGAGAGTAGTTGATATTGTAATTGGCTATCAATGTAAGAACTTAGAAGTGTCACGGATCATTCAACGTGAACTCAGTGTGGATTCTATGCTCATACGTGAAGTGATGAGTACATATATTGCTAAATTAAAAGCCAACTTTTCTCTTCACCTTGAGAGAGGAATTGAAGCAGGACAGTTTCGCCAGGACCTTGAGGTGGATATGCAGATCATTCACATGATGAGCAGCATTTTCTTCCCATACTTTAATCCTCAAATTATTAGAGAAGTGTTCTATGTCGAACCGCTAGACGACAATTATCGGGAAGAATACGTAAGATATTTGTCGAAAATATGGTTCTCTCAATTAAAAAATGATGAAATATGTTGAAAAAAGTTTCTGGTCAAGCAGGAACTTTTTTTATTGAAAAAGAAATATAAAAGGTAAGCCAAATTTGGCTATAGATGACATGTATTTACTTTGATTCGAGGGAGAATTACCAATGGTTTCCATAATGCGAAAATCTTTGATTTTACTATATACAAGTGTAATGTTGTTGACCACGGCTGTAGCTGCTGAGTCGTTTCCATCCAAGACGGATGCAATTGTGCAAGACCATGAAAGTGTCATGGATACGTCACAAGTTAAACAGCTAGGAGAAATTATTGTTAAACTACCGGAAAAATATAAAATTGTGATCATCCCTTCCACAGAAGAGCTAGGCACTCAAGAATATGCCGCTCAGCTTTATGAGAATTACGCTATGGCTGAAGATGAGATGCTGCTCGTTTTTAATAAGCAAAAGGAAGAGCTAGGAGTAAGAGCAGGGTCCTTTTTCTCATCTAAGGGTCTAACGGAAGATACAATCTCTGGGATTACAGATCACTTCTTTACTCCATACGCTAAGCAGAAGTCCTATATGACAGGACTGTCCACCGTCGTTCAGCAGTTTAGTGAAACAGTACAAAGTGGATCTAAACCAACGCTTGCTAAAGGGATAGAAGGAGAAGCGGAGGAGTCTGATGGAATGCCTTCCTGGCTGATAACTACCATTCTTATTCTTGCAGGGATCCTTACCTTAGGAATCTACGTGATGATGCAACGGAGAAAGCTGAATAATGAGATGGATGAAATTGAGAGTTGGATGGATGTTATCGAAGACAAGCTGAAGAATCTAGTTGTAGATGATGAGTCAAATCCTAAGGGAAAAGCAAATCTAGGTAACAATCTTGTTGAGAAGATTCGGAAGGATTCGTTGCCGGCGGCAGAGTTTAGCCTCCTTGAGGCCGAATCCATGTGTGAACGTTTCCGTTTTCATAAGTCGGCCTACCACATCCAACAAACGAAGGATTTATTAGCACACATTGATCATGAGATAGGACAAGTACAAAGCAAGATGTTTCAGAATAAAGTGGCAGAAGAGGAATGCGCACGATTATTAGAAGAAGTGAAGAAGACTTGCGTACTTGTTGAACGAAAATTGGATGAGGCTAGATTACATTATGGACTCACCTTCTATGAACTTCGTGAGAAGCATGAGCAAATTGATCATTGGCTAAGAGCTATGCCAACAGAAATTGAAACAGACCCATCCGTATTTCTAAATCAAATCAAAGAGAAAAAACAAATCCTAATAGATAGTCTAAGTGCTGTAGATCGATTCCCGAAACTCAAGCAAGAAGTCACCGTGAGTTTAGAACGAGAGATCTCCCAACTAAAAGAAGGCATTCAAGAGATGTTGGACCATGGATACCAAATTCCACAGGAGCACTTTGAGAATCTCTTAGCAGATCTACAAACAGAACTTGTCCAATTACAGAATATGCTTGATGAGGGTAGGATTGAAGGCTTATCCGAAAAAGTAGATGGTGTAAAGGAACAGGTAGATGCGGTTTATGATTTGATGGAGGAACTGGTAACGAAGAAAGGGATGGTAGATCACTACTTAACGGAGATTCCGCCGATCCTCTATACATTAGAGCAAGAGCGTAAGCAACTTAAGGATGAATTAGAAGAACTCTCGTTGCGCTATCGTGTGCAAGAGGGGGCGATATTTAATTATTACTTGGAGTTGCAGAAGGTTTGCAAACAAGCAGCAGATCAGCTGTTCATTGCGAGGCAGATGGATGGTGGGAATGATCTCGAGCTCATTCAGGCTGCAGATCTGTTGGCTGGTGTTGAGCAAGATATTGAGAATCTAATGAGTCATAGGGACAAGGCCTATGAAGAACTAGAAGAACTTCGTAAAGGCGAATTCGAAGCAAAGGATCTTGTGATCTCCCTTCAAGCTGAAATCGTAAGAGTAGAGCAACAGATTCGACGAGAGAATCTCCCTGGAATTCCACTTCGATTGGTCGAGATGATGGAGGATGGAAGGAAATCTCTCTTTGAAATTGAGATGTCACTAAATGAAGTGCCTTTAGAGCTTCAACGAGTGAATAGTTTGGTTAAGCAGGCTAGTGAGTACATTACACAGTTAGTTCAATACGCGGAATCTGTGTTCAAGTACAGTAGAATGGCTGAGGAAAAAATTCAGCTGACCAATCGCTATCGCAGTACACTAAAAGATGTGAATGAGATGTTAACGGAAGCCGAACAGGCATTTCGTAATGCGGATTATGAGCAAGCTTATTACTTGGCTCAAGAGGCCTACGATGTAGCCTCTAATTACTCTGAAGGCTTAAGTCGTCTTATTCGAAAAAAGAAAGCATAATTTAGGGACAGTCCTACGAAGGGCTGTCTTTTTGTTTTATTAGCTAAAAGTGTTGTACTATAATACAAACACAAAATATACCACTGTTGCATAATAGTGTAAGAGGAACAATATACTTAGAAACGTGAGGAACAGTTATATTGCAGTTGAAAAAGACAAATAGAGGAGAGGACGAATATGACAAGACATGATGAGATCAAAAAATTAGAGGAAAACTGGAAGGCAGACCGTTGGAAAGGGATAGAAAGAGCTTATTCTACCGAAGATGTGATTCGACTGCGAGGATCCATTCAAATTGAGTATACACTAGCCCGAATGGGAGCCGAGCGTTTATGGAATCTCATCAATACAGAGGATTACATTAATGCATTAGGAGCGTTAACTGGAAATCAGGCTGTTCAGCAGGTAAAAGCGGGATTAAAAGCGATTTATTTAAGCGGGTGGCAGGTAGCGGCAGACGCTAATCTTGCGGGACACATGTATCCAGACCAGAGCTTATACCCAGCCAATAGCGTTCCACAAGTAGTGAAACGCATTAACCAGGCATTGCAAAGAGCAGACCAGATTCAACATTCAGAAGGAGCGGGGGAAACGTATTGGTTTGCGCCAATCGTTGCAGATGCTGAAGCCGGATTTGGAGGACCGTTGAATGTATTCGAATTAATGAAGGGCATGATTGAAGCAGGAGCAGCTGGTGTACATTTTGAAGATCAATTGGCTTCTGAGAAGAAATGTGGTCATATGGGGGGGAAGGTATTGATCCCAACTCAATCTGCTGTCCGCAACTTAATTGCGGCGCGGCTCGCGGCGGATGTGATGGGAGTTCCTACTGTGATTATTGCAAGAACGGACGCGAACGCAGCAAATTTAATTACCAGCGATGCAGACCCTTACGATCATCATTTTATTACAGGGGAGCGGACGACAGAAGGCTTCTATCGAACCAAGGCAGGGTTAGACCAGGCTATTGCCAGAGGTCTTGCTTACGCACCATATGCAGATATGATCTGGTGTGAGACATCGGAACCGAATATTGAAGAGGCTAGAAGGTTTGCCGAAGCGATTCATAAAGAATATCCTAATAAATTACTCGCCTATAACTGTTCCCCCTCTTTTAACTGGAAGAAGAAGCTAGATGATGAAACTATTGCAAATTTCCAAAACGAACTAGGAAAGATGGGCTACAAGTTCCAATTTGTTACTCTTGCTGGGTTCCATTCTTTAAATTATGGCATGTTT encodes:
- the aceA gene encoding isocitrate lyase, whose protein sequence is MTRHDEIKKLEENWKADRWKGIERAYSTEDVIRLRGSIQIEYTLARMGAERLWNLINTEDYINALGALTGNQAVQQVKAGLKAIYLSGWQVAADANLAGHMYPDQSLYPANSVPQVVKRINQALQRADQIQHSEGAGETYWFAPIVADAEAGFGGPLNVFELMKGMIEAGAAGVHFEDQLASEKKCGHMGGKVLIPTQSAVRNLIAARLAADVMGVPTVIIARTDANAANLITSDADPYDHHFITGERTTEGFYRTKAGLDQAIARGLAYAPYADMIWCETSEPNIEEARRFAEAIHKEYPNKLLAYNCSPSFNWKKKLDDETIANFQNELGKMGYKFQFVTLAGFHSLNYGMFELARGYKDRGMAAYSELQQAEFTSEVHGYTATRHQREVGTGYFDEVSQIISGGTSSTTALKGSTEEEQFSS
- a CDS encoding septation ring formation regulator EzrA is translated as MVSIMRKSLILLYTSVMLLTTAVAAESFPSKTDAIVQDHESVMDTSQVKQLGEIIVKLPEKYKIVIIPSTEELGTQEYAAQLYENYAMAEDEMLLVFNKQKEELGVRAGSFFSSKGLTEDTISGITDHFFTPYAKQKSYMTGLSTVVQQFSETVQSGSKPTLAKGIEGEAEESDGMPSWLITTILILAGILTLGIYVMMQRRKLNNEMDEIESWMDVIEDKLKNLVVDDESNPKGKANLGNNLVEKIRKDSLPAAEFSLLEAESMCERFRFHKSAYHIQQTKDLLAHIDHEIGQVQSKMFQNKVAEEECARLLEEVKKTCVLVERKLDEARLHYGLTFYELREKHEQIDHWLRAMPTEIETDPSVFLNQIKEKKQILIDSLSAVDRFPKLKQEVTVSLEREISQLKEGIQEMLDHGYQIPQEHFENLLADLQTELVQLQNMLDEGRIEGLSEKVDGVKEQVDAVYDLMEELVTKKGMVDHYLTEIPPILYTLEQERKQLKDELEELSLRYRVQEGAIFNYYLELQKVCKQAADQLFIARQMDGGNDLELIQAADLLAGVEQDIENLMSHRDKAYEELEELRKGEFEAKDLVISLQAEIVRVEQQIRRENLPGIPLRLVEMMEDGRKSLFEIEMSLNEVPLELQRVNSLVKQASEYITQLVQYAESVFKYSRMAEEKIQLTNRYRSTLKDVNEMLTEAEQAFRNADYEQAYYLAQEAYDVASNYSEGLSRLIRKKKA
- the refZ gene encoding forespore capture DNA-binding protein RefZ; translated protein: MSRTANRTKVHILRAAIELFSVQGFGSTSIREIAEAAKVNAALVSYHFKNKQGVLESIMVDYFEKLFFELEADQSGQAEDRDSFADLMRVVDIVIGYQCKNLEVSRIIQRELSVDSMLIREVMSTYIAKLKANFSLHLERGIEAGQFRQDLEVDMQIIHMMSSIFFPYFNPQIIREVFYVEPLDDNYREEYVRYLSKIWFSQLKNDEIC
- a CDS encoding endonuclease/exonuclease/phosphatase family protein; the encoded protein is MMKKKDLFILFISLTILLPLYISSGICTVKNQIHYGFNEAKTIRVMTYNIRGARTDNGDVHLSTIAEQIRAMNPDIIALQEVDFRLPRSHFLNQTKILGDLLQMNYLFVPNQNFLIGSYGNAILSKFPITDFERHLLPSSLENRGLLRAQINTGTRAIDVYTTHLGLTTKERTAQISSLASTMSMKNSPKLLLGDFNSSPMEVPIQSIRSLYIDPVFEKQLDVITYQHNKKRTQLDYIFHTKDFVFEGVFTETSLISDHNPLMYSLILDSIKE
- a CDS encoding DUF4260 family protein — encoded protein: MERILYRIENAFIMVVAFYVFLIYGTTWTGFLIFLALPKLLHLLPSAWLKNKVYELVHRTLVSLLHSYSIAVIVALFTFLFLDLVLWSILGWIIHIAIDRVIKYREKDVPHPLFQTRG